A single Prevotella sp. E15-22 DNA region contains:
- a CDS encoding NfeD family protein, which yields MIEYLTANMWQVWAVVAVLGLILELSSGDFFIICFAIGACGAAIVSPFANIYVQLAVFIIATSLSIFQIRPFALRYLHKADEDRLSNAEALLGQHGVVSETIKAGGYGRVAIGGDDWKAVSTEDSDIPVGTRVLVVGRESIIITVKRV from the coding sequence ATGATTGAGTATTTAACTGCCAATATGTGGCAAGTATGGGCTGTAGTAGCCGTATTGGGATTGATCTTGGAACTATCCTCTGGCGATTTCTTTATCATTTGCTTTGCCATAGGCGCTTGTGGTGCAGCCATAGTATCGCCTTTTGCAAACATATATGTGCAATTGGCTGTTTTTATCATTGCTACGTCTTTGAGTATTTTCCAAATTCGTCCCTTTGCACTACGATATCTTCATAAAGCAGATGAGGATAGATTGAGTAATGCAGAGGCTTTACTTGGACAGCATGGCGTTGTAAGTGAAACGATAAAAGCTGGCGGATACGGTCGTGTCGCCATTGGAGGCGATGACTGGAAAGCCGTGTCTACTGAGGATTCTGACATTCCTGTTGGAACACGAGTCCTTGTTGTAGGACGCGAAAGTATTATTATCACTGTTAAGAGAGTATAA
- the truA gene encoding tRNA pseudouridine(38-40) synthase TruA, whose translation MRFFITLSYDGTRFHGWQIQPNGISVQGELQRGLSLLLRQEIIVTGAGRTDAGVHASMMVAHFDYVGELDCRQLAYKLNKLLPQDIAVQKVEQVSDDLHARFSATSRTYYYHIHTEKSPFERHYSCELHYPLDFDKMNEAARILMEYEDFGAFCKSHADVKTTLCHVTKAEWHQTSSFTWYFEITANRFLRNMVRAVVGTLIEVGRGRMTLDDFRTVIEGKRRTEAGESMPGNALFLVNITY comes from the coding sequence ATGCGGTTCTTCATTACATTAAGTTACGATGGCACTCGATTCCATGGCTGGCAGATTCAACCTAATGGAATCTCGGTACAGGGAGAGTTACAGCGCGGTTTATCGTTGCTGTTGCGACAGGAAATTATTGTGACAGGTGCAGGAAGAACCGATGCTGGAGTGCATGCCAGCATGATGGTGGCTCATTTTGATTACGTAGGTGAATTGGACTGCAGGCAATTGGCTTATAAACTTAATAAGCTACTGCCGCAGGACATTGCCGTTCAAAAGGTGGAGCAAGTGAGTGACGACCTACATGCTCGCTTCTCGGCTACATCACGAACATACTATTATCATATTCATACGGAGAAATCGCCTTTTGAACGTCATTATTCCTGCGAACTGCATTATCCACTAGACTTTGATAAAATGAACGAGGCGGCTCGCATTCTAATGGAATATGAGGATTTCGGTGCATTCTGTAAGAGTCATGCAGATGTAAAGACCACCCTTTGTCATGTGACCAAAGCAGAATGGCATCAGACATCGTCATTCACCTGGTATTTTGAGATAACAGCCAACCGCTTCCTTAGAAATATGGTTAGAGCTGTGGTGGGCACACTGATTGAGGTTGGTCGTGGCAGAATGACACTCGATGATTTCAGAACGGTGATAGAAGGTAAGCGACGCACCGAAGCAGGTGAGTCAATGCCCGGCAATGCATTGTTTCTCGTTAATATTACCTATTAA
- a CDS encoding DMT family transporter — protein MWLILAFMSAAFLGIYDSLKKKALRNNAVIPILFLNTLFSSLIFLPFIILSESTDLLDDSIFHVGSGGWETHKFVVLKAFIVLSSWVLGYFGMKHLPLTIVGPINATRPVMVLIGALLFFGERLNVWQWIGVSLAIISFLLLSRSGKKEGIDFKHNHWIFMIVGAAMMGAVSGLYDKFLMAPVSEGGVGLDRMMVQSWYNIYQCIMMLAMLILLWWPKHKETTPFHWDWAIIGVSLFLSTADFVYFYALSVPAAMISIVSMVRRGSVIVSFLCGAVLFHEKNLKAKAVDLALVLLGMIFLYIGSR, from the coding sequence ATGTGGCTTATATTAGCATTCATGTCTGCTGCCTTCCTGGGCATCTACGACTCGCTGAAAAAGAAAGCACTAAGGAATAATGCAGTGATTCCAATACTTTTCCTGAATACGCTGTTTTCATCTCTGATCTTCCTACCTTTCATTATTCTCAGTGAGTCAACGGACTTGCTTGATGATAGCATCTTTCATGTTGGCAGTGGTGGATGGGAAACACATAAGTTTGTTGTACTGAAGGCTTTCATTGTACTTTCTTCGTGGGTGTTGGGTTACTTCGGTATGAAGCATCTTCCGCTTACAATCGTTGGCCCCATTAATGCTACACGTCCCGTGATGGTGCTCATTGGTGCCTTATTATTCTTTGGTGAACGTCTTAACGTCTGGCAATGGATAGGTGTGTCACTTGCCATTATCTCGTTTTTGTTACTCAGTCGAAGTGGAAAGAAAGAGGGAATTGACTTCAAGCACAACCACTGGATTTTTATGATTGTTGGTGCTGCCATGATGGGAGCTGTCAGTGGACTCTACGATAAGTTCCTTATGGCACCCGTGAGCGAAGGGGGTGTGGGACTAGATCGCATGATGGTGCAATCGTGGTATAACATCTATCAATGTATTATGATGTTGGCCATGCTGATATTACTTTGGTGGCCTAAGCACAAAGAAACAACACCATTCCATTGGGATTGGGCCATTATAGGTGTGAGTTTGTTTCTTTCAACAGCTGATTTCGTATATTTCTATGCTTTGAGCGTACCAGCAGCGATGATAAGCATTGTGTCAATGGTTCGCCGAGGAAGTGTTATTGTGTCATTTCTCTGTGGAGCAGTTCTTTTCCATGAAAAGAATCTGAAGGCAAAGGCTGTTGATTTGGCATTAGTATTGCTGGGAATGATATTCCTATATATCGGAAGTCGATAA
- a CDS encoding SPFH domain-containing protein, with translation MELSLYFLIAVAVLVLFFAKMALVIIPQSETKIIERLGRYHATLKPGINLIIPFVDKAKNVVVLKYGRYVYSNNIDLREQVYDFPKQNVITKDNIQMEINALLYFQIMDPFKATYEINNLPNAIEKLTQTTLRNIIGELELDETLTSRDTINTKLRAVLDDATDKWGVKVNRVELQDITPPSSVLTAMEKQMQAERNKRAQILTSEGEKAAEILASEGEKTATINRAEAAKQQAILQAEGEAQARIRKAEAEAKAIELITEAVGKSTNPANYLLAQKYIQMLQELAQGDKTKTVYLPYEATNLMGSIGGIKELFKGE, from the coding sequence ATGGAACTATCATTGTATTTTTTGATTGCAGTTGCTGTCTTGGTATTGTTCTTTGCCAAAATGGCTCTTGTTATCATTCCGCAGTCGGAAACAAAAATTATTGAACGCCTAGGACGTTATCATGCTACATTGAAACCAGGTATTAACCTCATTATCCCATTTGTGGATAAGGCCAAGAATGTGGTGGTGTTAAAGTACGGGCGCTATGTATATTCAAACAATATTGATCTTCGTGAGCAGGTATACGACTTTCCCAAACAGAATGTCATTACCAAGGACAATATTCAAATGGAGATTAATGCATTGCTTTATTTCCAGATTATGGATCCTTTCAAAGCTACATACGAGATTAATAATCTGCCCAATGCTATTGAAAAGTTGACGCAGACAACCCTTCGTAATATTATTGGTGAGTTGGAACTTGACGAGACGCTGACCTCACGCGATACAATCAATACAAAACTCCGTGCAGTGCTTGATGATGCAACAGACAAATGGGGTGTTAAGGTGAATCGTGTAGAGCTGCAGGATATTACTCCTCCGTCATCAGTACTCACTGCCATGGAAAAGCAGATGCAGGCCGAACGTAATAAACGTGCACAGATCCTGACATCGGAAGGTGAGAAGGCTGCCGAGATCCTCGCTTCAGAAGGCGAAAAAACAGCTACCATCAACCGTGCGGAAGCAGCTAAACAGCAAGCCATTCTTCAGGCGGAAGGTGAAGCACAAGCACGTATACGTAAAGCCGAAGCCGAGGCAAAAGCTATTGAACTCATTACAGAAGCTGTTGGTAAAAGTACTAATCCTGCCAACTATCTGCTGGCTCAGAAATATATTCAGATGCTACAGGAATTGGCACAGGGTGATAAGACGAAAACAGTATATCTGCCTTACGAAGCAACTAACCTGATGGGAAGCATTGGAGGCATCAAAGAATTGTTTAAAGGAGAATAA
- the dapA gene encoding 4-hydroxy-tetrahydrodipicolinate synthase produces MVYNIFKGLGIALVTPFKEDGSVDYDALLRLLDYQLENGADFLCILATTGETPTLSAEEKKRIKDLIVDKVQARVPILMGCGGNNTAAVVEELKTGDFKGIDGILSVCPYYNKPSQEGLYQHFKAIAAATSLPVVLYNVPGRTGVNLKAETTVRLARDCQNIVAIKEASGNLEQVDEIIKNKPRDFDVISGDDSLTFPMISCGAVGVISVIGNALPKEFSKMIRLQMKGEYDPARIIHHRFTDLFSLLFVDGNPAGVKAMLHEMGFIENVLRLPLVPTRISTLQRMSELMRELKI; encoded by the coding sequence ATGGTATACAATATCTTTAAGGGGTTGGGAATTGCTCTCGTTACACCTTTCAAGGAAGATGGATCTGTTGATTACGACGCTCTTTTGCGTCTTCTTGACTATCAATTAGAGAATGGCGCGGATTTCTTATGCATTCTTGCCACTACGGGCGAGACACCTACATTGTCGGCGGAAGAGAAGAAACGCATAAAGGACTTGATAGTAGACAAGGTTCAAGCAAGAGTTCCCATACTTATGGGTTGCGGAGGCAATAATACTGCAGCTGTTGTTGAGGAGCTCAAAACAGGTGATTTTAAGGGTATTGATGGTATTCTGAGTGTTTGTCCATATTACAATAAGCCGTCGCAAGAAGGTTTATATCAACATTTCAAAGCAATTGCTGCTGCCACGTCTCTGCCTGTAGTCCTTTACAATGTACCAGGACGAACCGGTGTGAACCTGAAAGCAGAAACAACGGTTAGGTTGGCTCGTGACTGCCAGAATATTGTTGCTATTAAAGAAGCAAGTGGAAACCTAGAGCAAGTTGACGAGATTATAAAGAACAAACCTCGTGACTTTGACGTTATTTCAGGTGACGACTCACTGACTTTTCCTATGATTTCGTGTGGCGCTGTAGGTGTTATCTCTGTAATAGGTAATGCTCTGCCCAAAGAATTCTCGAAGATGATTCGACTTCAGATGAAGGGAGAATATGATCCTGCTCGCATTATTCATCATCGTTTTACAGATTTGTTCTCATTGCTTTTCGTTGATGGAAATCCCGCTGGCGTCAAAGCCATGCTTCACGAGATGGGTTTCATCGAGAATGTTTTGCGTTTGCCTTTGGTGCCCACACGCATCTCAACGCTCCAACGTATGAGTGAACTGATGAGAGAACTGAAAATCTGA